A single window of Candidatus Desulfatibia profunda DNA harbors:
- a CDS encoding 50S ribosomal protein L24, with amino-acid sequence MINNTCHIKKDDKVKVVAGKDKGKIGKVLSIKRGKNRIVVENINIIKRHARPSAQNRQGGIIESEAPIHWSNVMLMCNKCVTPIRIKMKRLEDGKKIRICSKCGEIVD; translated from the coding sequence ATGATAAACAATACATGCCATATTAAAAAGGACGACAAGGTAAAAGTTGTTGCCGGTAAAGACAAGGGCAAGATCGGTAAAGTGCTGAGCATAAAAAGAGGCAAAAACCGGATTGTGGTCGAGAATATCAATATCATAAAACGGCATGCCAGACCGAGCGCACAGAACCGCCAAGGAGGTATTATTGAAAGTGAGGCTCCGATCCACTGGTCCAACGTTATGTTGATGTGCAACAAATGTGTGACCCCGATACGTATAAAAATGAAGCGTCTGGAGGATGGCAAAAAGATCCGTATCTGTAGCAAATGCGGCGAGATCGTTGATTAA
- the rplN gene encoding 50S ribosomal protein L14, whose translation MIQSETRLTVADNSGAKVLYCIKVLGGSRRRYASVGDVIVVSVKEAIPNTKVKKGDVLKAVVVRTKKEIRRPDGSYIRFDDNSAVLIHPNKDPIGTRIFGPVARELRAKRFMKIISLAPEVL comes from the coding sequence ATGATTCAGTCAGAGACAAGATTAACGGTGGCAGACAATTCAGGAGCCAAGGTGCTGTACTGCATAAAAGTTTTGGGAGGTTCCCGCCGGCGATACGCAAGTGTTGGGGACGTCATTGTTGTGTCTGTCAAGGAAGCGATACCGAACACCAAGGTCAAAAAGGGAGATGTCTTGAAGGCTGTTGTGGTTCGCACCAAAAAGGAAATACGAAGGCCGGATGGGTCATATATCCGGTTTGATGATAATTCAGCGGTTTTAATTCACCCCAACAAGGACCCCATCGGCACCCGAATTTTTGGTCCGGTGGCCAGGGAACTGCGAGCCAAAAGATTTATGAAAATAATTTCGCTGGCTCCGGAGGTGTTATAG
- the rpsQ gene encoding 30S ribosomal protein S17: MEKRRLKRHMVGTVVSDKMNKTVVVMVERLVKHRLYHKYIKRRSKFAAHDEHNASKVGDKVLIIQSRPLSKTKRWRVRKIVEKAV; the protein is encoded by the coding sequence ATGGAAAAGAGAAGATTAAAAAGACATATGGTCGGGACCGTTGTCAGCGATAAGATGAACAAGACCGTCGTTGTTATGGTAGAGCGACTGGTGAAACATCGACTCTATCATAAGTATATCAAGAGACGTTCAAAGTTTGCGGCACACGATGAACATAATGCTTCCAAGGTGGGCGATAAGGTGCTGATAATCCAGTCCAGACCACTTAGCAAGACCAAAAGATGGCGTGTCAGGAAGATAGTCGAAAAGGCCGTCTGA
- the rpmC gene encoding 50S ribosomal protein L29, whose amino-acid sequence MKASEIRALSREEMHRKEKDLKEELFNLRFQHEVGQLENPQKMKQTKRAIAKIKTIIRESELKDDTAKK is encoded by the coding sequence ATGAAAGCAAGTGAGATTAGGGCGTTGAGTCGGGAAGAAATGCACCGGAAAGAAAAAGACCTTAAAGAGGAGTTGTTTAATTTGCGGTTTCAACACGAAGTCGGTCAGCTTGAGAATCCTCAAAAAATGAAACAGACCAAGCGTGCTATAGCCAAAATAAAAACTATCATAAGAGAATCCGAACTAAAGGACGATACAGCAAAAAAATGA
- the rplP gene encoding 50S ribosomal protein L16: MLSPKKVKFRKQQRGRTKGVAYRGCTLNFGEFGLQATECGRISAKQIEAARVAMTRHVKRGGKIWIRIFPDKPFTKKPAEVRMGKGKGAPEGWMAVVRPGRVLYEMEGVPRETAKEALRLAAHKLSVKTRFVERSDV; the protein is encoded by the coding sequence ATGCTAAGTCCCAAGAAGGTAAAATTCCGGAAACAGCAAAGAGGCAGAACAAAGGGGGTTGCATACCGGGGCTGTACTCTCAATTTTGGTGAATTTGGGTTGCAGGCTACGGAATGCGGCCGGATTAGCGCTAAACAAATTGAGGCTGCACGTGTCGCCATGACCAGGCATGTCAAAAGGGGCGGCAAGATATGGATAAGAATATTCCCGGACAAGCCTTTTACCAAAAAACCTGCTGAAGTCAGGATGGGGAAAGGAAAGGGTGCTCCTGAAGGATGGATGGCCGTTGTTCGTCCCGGCAGAGTACTTTATGAAATGGAAGGGGTTCCCAGGGAAACGGCAAAAGAAGCACTCCGGTTGGCTGCGCATAAGCTTTCAGTTAAAACAAGGTTCGTTGAGAGGAGTGATGTCTAA
- the rpsC gene encoding 30S ribosomal protein S3, which produces MGQKVNPIGLRLGIVKTWESRWFAGKKYADYILEDYKIRKFIKDKLYHAGIAKVEIERSAKRVRLRIYTSRPGIVIGKKGGEISLLKKELEKIVFHEVLIDIQEVRKPEIDAQLVAENIALQIVRRVAFRRAMKRGISSAMRFGAEGIKIICSGRLGGAEMARTEQYREGRVPLHTLRADIDYGFTGARTTYGIIGVKVFIFKGEILKKDPIEVGAS; this is translated from the coding sequence TTGGGCCAGAAAGTAAATCCGATCGGGCTGAGATTGGGAATTGTTAAAACGTGGGAGTCACGATGGTTTGCCGGGAAGAAGTACGCTGATTATATCCTTGAAGATTATAAAATCAGGAAATTTATCAAAGACAAGCTCTACCATGCCGGTATTGCCAAGGTGGAAATCGAACGATCTGCCAAGCGTGTGAGACTGCGAATCTATACGTCCAGACCCGGTATTGTAATTGGGAAAAAAGGTGGTGAAATATCACTGCTCAAGAAAGAACTTGAAAAAATAGTATTCCATGAAGTCCTTATCGATATTCAGGAGGTCAGAAAACCCGAAATTGACGCCCAGCTTGTTGCCGAAAATATCGCCCTTCAGATCGTACGGAGGGTTGCATTTCGGCGTGCCATGAAACGCGGGATTTCTTCAGCCATGCGATTTGGTGCCGAGGGGATCAAGATTATCTGTTCAGGACGTCTGGGTGGTGCCGAGATGGCAAGAACCGAACAGTACCGCGAGGGCCGCGTGCCGTTGCATACTTTAAGAGCTGATATTGACTACGGTTTCACCGGGGCCCGTACTACCTATGGGATTATCGGCGTCAAGGTGTTTATTTTTAAGGGCGAAATATTAAAAAAAGATCCGATTGAAGTCGGTGCCAGTTAA
- the rplV gene encoding 50S ribosomal protein L22, whose protein sequence is MEVKAVSKYVRISPQKVRMLVDAVKGKPVESALEMLRFMPQKAAYIVGKLIRSAVANADQHPDVDVDSLVIRSIIADQGPTLKRFSAKARGRGTRILKRTAHITVVLAEKTN, encoded by the coding sequence ATGGAAGTTAAAGCTGTATCAAAGTATGTGCGCATTTCCCCACAGAAAGTTCGTATGCTGGTTGACGCCGTCAAAGGTAAACCGGTCGAGTCGGCGCTGGAGATGCTCAGATTTATGCCCCAAAAGGCAGCATACATTGTAGGAAAGCTTATTCGCAGCGCTGTGGCGAACGCAGATCAACATCCGGATGTTGACGTAGATTCTCTGGTTATTCGAAGCATTATCGCTGATCAGGGTCCGACGTTGAAGCGTTTCAGCGCAAAAGCACGCGGCAGAGGTACGCGAATATTAAAAAGAACCGCTCATATTACAGTTGTCTTAGCAGAAAAAACGAACTAA
- the rpsS gene encoding 30S ribosomal protein S19, whose product MPRSLKKGPFIEPKLLKKVLEAQGTRSSRVIKTWSRRSTVVPDMVGITLAVHNGKKFVPVFITEDMVGHKLGEFSPTRTYYGHASDKKSKLKR is encoded by the coding sequence ATGCCACGGTCGTTGAAAAAAGGTCCGTTTATTGAGCCAAAACTTTTAAAGAAGGTGCTTGAGGCTCAGGGAACTCGAAGCAGCAGGGTTATTAAAACATGGTCGCGGCGCTCGACAGTCGTTCCTGATATGGTCGGAATTACACTGGCGGTTCACAATGGGAAAAAATTCGTACCTGTATTTATTACAGAGGACATGGTGGGTCACAAATTAGGTGAATTTTCTCCGACGCGTACCTATTATGGACATGCCTCGGATAAAAAATCTAAATTGAAAAGATAA
- the rplB gene encoding 50S ribosomal protein L2, protein MAVKKVKPTSPGRRAQSYVTSDDITCTTPEKSLLRVIKKTGGRNVYGRITSRHRGGGQKRHYRVIDFKRDKIGIPAKVDTIEYDPNRSARIALLNYADGEKRYILAPVNLKVGDTVVSGPEADIKPGNTLPLINIPMGTHIHNIELNLGKGGQIVRSAGTYAQLMAKEGRYALIKLPSGEVRMVLSKCKATIGQVGNVVHENISLGKAGRKRWLGWRPKVRGVAMNPVDHPMGGGEGKSSGGRHPCSPWGVPTKGFKTRKKRKSSHLIVKKRK, encoded by the coding sequence ATGGCTGTAAAAAAAGTTAAACCTACATCTCCTGGACGGCGAGCTCAGTCATATGTAACATCTGACGATATTACCTGCACGACTCCTGAAAAGAGTCTGCTTAGGGTTATTAAAAAAACCGGTGGACGTAATGTTTACGGTCGAATTACCAGCAGGCATCGCGGGGGCGGTCAAAAACGTCATTACAGGGTTATCGACTTTAAAAGGGATAAAATCGGGATTCCAGCTAAAGTCGATACGATAGAATATGATCCGAACCGATCAGCTCGAATTGCGCTTTTGAACTATGCAGATGGTGAGAAGCGATACATTCTGGCGCCGGTTAACCTTAAGGTCGGCGACACGGTGGTTTCAGGACCTGAAGCGGATATTAAGCCCGGCAATACGCTTCCGCTGATTAATATTCCCATGGGTACCCATATACATAACATTGAATTGAATCTGGGCAAGGGCGGGCAGATTGTCAGAAGTGCCGGAACCTATGCCCAACTGATGGCCAAAGAAGGCCGTTATGCGCTGATTAAACTTCCTTCGGGTGAAGTCCGGATGGTTCTATCAAAATGTAAGGCCACCATCGGACAAGTCGGAAATGTGGTTCACGAGAATATCTCTTTGGGTAAAGCGGGCCGCAAGCGCTGGCTAGGCTGGCGGCCAAAGGTTAGGGGCGTTGCCATGAATCCGGTTGACCATCCGATGGGCGGCGGCGAGGGCAAATCTTCGGGTGGACGTCATCCTTGCAGCCCGTGGGGGGTTCCCACGAAAGGCTTTAAGACCCGTAAGAAAAGAAAAAGCAGTCATTTGATTGTCAAAAAGCGTAAATAA
- the rplW gene encoding 50S ribosomal protein L23, with translation MIQYDIIKRPLITEKTSIQKEVSNQFTFEVDHRANRVEIKTAVENIFKVKVANVRTMQVKGKTKRRGWIVGKRRNWKKAIVTLMPGERIDFFEGA, from the coding sequence ATGATCCAGTATGATATTATTAAACGGCCCCTTATTACCGAAAAGACCAGTATCCAAAAAGAGGTTTCCAACCAATTTACGTTTGAAGTTGACCATAGGGCCAACAGGGTCGAGATAAAAACGGCTGTCGAAAATATCTTCAAAGTCAAGGTGGCCAATGTAAGAACCATGCAGGTTAAGGGTAAGACCAAACGAAGAGGATGGATTGTTGGAAAACGCCGAAACTGGAAAAAAGCAATTGTGACCTTGATGCCTGGTGAACGTATCGATTTTTTTGAAGGAGCTTAA
- the rplD gene encoding 50S ribosomal protein L4 translates to MAVVDILNCKAEKVSQADLADDIYTIPVKSSILHEVVAMQLASRRSGSAAVKHRSDVKGSTRKLFRQKGTGRARRGDIKSPLLRGGGSVFGPDPRSYAYRVPKKVRKLALKMALSSKLQDNQLVVLDKFELEEIKTKEFLAVFKALNISNALIVTDQKNTELELSSRNVPGVKVLRAEGLNVYDILKYQNLILLEPALKSIEGRLLS, encoded by the coding sequence ATGGCTGTCGTAGACATACTAAATTGTAAAGCGGAAAAAGTTTCGCAGGCGGATCTTGCAGACGATATTTACACTATACCGGTGAAATCAAGCATATTGCATGAAGTCGTAGCTATGCAGCTTGCCAGCAGACGTTCGGGTTCGGCGGCAGTAAAACACCGCAGCGATGTGAAAGGCAGCACGAGAAAACTGTTCAGACAGAAAGGGACCGGCCGGGCACGTCGCGGTGACATTAAGTCTCCGCTCTTGAGAGGCGGCGGGTCTGTTTTCGGTCCCGATCCCAGGTCTTATGCTTACAGAGTTCCCAAAAAGGTAAGAAAGCTGGCGCTTAAAATGGCCTTGAGCAGCAAACTGCAGGATAACCAGCTTGTTGTGCTTGACAAGTTCGAACTTGAAGAGATTAAGACCAAGGAATTCTTGGCGGTTTTCAAAGCACTGAATATAAGCAATGCATTGATTGTGACCGATCAAAAGAATACGGAACTGGAGCTATCATCCAGAAACGTTCCCGGTGTTAAAGTCCTGAGGGCCGAAGGGTTAAACGTATATGACATTCTCAAATATCAAAATTTAATCCTGCTTGAGCCTGCGTTAAAAAGCATTGAAGGGAGGCTGCTTTCATGA
- the rplC gene encoding 50S ribosomal protein L3 has translation MCKGLIGKKLGMTGMFTAEGERIPVTVLQVGPCVVIQIKTTATDGYNALQLGFGEKKASRVNKPLAGHLQKSGGGRYAFLREVPVENPGEYSLGQTISLDVFKVGERVDVTGSTKGRGFAGVVKRHGFHGGKETHGCTSHRVPGSIGSSAWPSRVVKGKKLPGRYGNERKTIRNLEIIDIRPKQNLVLIKGSVPGSRSGLVVIRKLKFAE, from the coding sequence ATGTGTAAAGGATTGATTGGAAAAAAATTGGGTATGACAGGGATGTTTACCGCTGAGGGCGAGCGCATACCGGTAACGGTTCTCCAGGTCGGTCCGTGTGTGGTAATCCAGATAAAGACCACGGCGACCGATGGATATAACGCCCTTCAGTTGGGTTTTGGCGAGAAAAAAGCGTCTCGTGTCAACAAGCCGCTTGCAGGACATCTGCAGAAGAGCGGGGGTGGCCGTTATGCTTTTTTAAGGGAAGTTCCTGTTGAGAATCCTGGTGAATACAGCCTCGGACAGACTATAAGCTTGGATGTGTTCAAAGTCGGTGAACGTGTTGATGTTACCGGCTCGACCAAAGGAAGGGGGTTCGCGGGTGTCGTCAAGCGGCACGGGTTTCATGGCGGCAAAGAAACTCATGGTTGCACCAGCCATCGAGTTCCGGGGTCCATCGGCAGCAGTGCCTGGCCTTCCAGAGTTGTCAAAGGCAAAAAGTTGCCGGGTCGTTATGGAAATGAACGCAAAACGATTCGTAATCTGGAAATTATCGACATCAGGCCGAAGCAAAACCTTGTGCTGATAAAGGGTTCGGTGCCGGGTTCAAGATCCGGACTGGTCGTGATTCGTAAGCTTAAATTTGCTGAATAG